A stretch of Treponema vincentii F0403 DNA encodes these proteins:
- the ftsZ gene encoding cell division protein FtsZ, with protein sequence MDYQVMQQNEMLPVNPTVIKVIGAGGGGSNAVNRMMECNIQYVDFIVANTDVQALNYSKAPMKLAIGSKLTGGLGAGGKPDVGEKAAMEDTEIIANAVRGAHMVFITAGMGGGTGTGSAPVIAKIARDQGALTVGVVTKPFAFEGRAKMRTAEAGIEKLRKNVDTLVVIPNQHLLNLVDSKQTIKDAFVMADDVLRRAVQGIADIITKNGLVNIDFADVRSTMAGQGDALMGVGTGSGENRAVDAATNAINNPLLEDSHIEGATRILVNIYASEMPSTVEVNDIMEIVTANANPDVETIHGITVDETDEAMKDKITVTVIATGFPTDTDPVQNTVQNQGQAAGATAQQEPLHTPFLQNDFISASEWAKLQTPQQPTLPGLGPRNAGIPATPPPQPAMTESPRQPIRVQLPGANTDLDVPAYLRNKR encoded by the coding sequence ATGGATTATCAAGTGATGCAGCAAAATGAAATGTTACCGGTTAATCCCACCGTTATTAAAGTAATCGGCGCAGGTGGAGGCGGTTCGAATGCGGTGAATAGGATGATGGAGTGTAACATACAGTATGTCGATTTTATCGTTGCGAACACCGATGTACAGGCGCTCAATTATTCAAAAGCACCGATGAAATTGGCAATAGGTTCCAAGTTAACCGGAGGGCTCGGCGCAGGCGGAAAACCGGACGTAGGCGAAAAAGCTGCTATGGAAGATACCGAAATTATTGCGAATGCTGTCCGCGGGGCACACATGGTGTTCATCACCGCCGGTATGGGCGGAGGAACGGGAACAGGTTCGGCGCCGGTTATCGCAAAGATAGCCCGCGATCAGGGAGCTTTAACGGTCGGTGTTGTTACAAAGCCCTTCGCTTTTGAAGGACGGGCAAAGATGCGTACCGCCGAAGCGGGGATTGAAAAGCTCAGGAAGAATGTCGACACGCTGGTTGTTATCCCCAATCAGCATTTATTAAACCTTGTAGACAGCAAGCAGACGATAAAAGATGCCTTTGTTATGGCGGACGACGTACTGCGTCGTGCCGTGCAGGGGATTGCCGATATCATTACCAAAAACGGATTGGTCAATATCGACTTTGCGGATGTCCGCTCCACGATGGCCGGTCAGGGCGATGCGCTGATGGGCGTCGGTACCGGATCGGGAGAAAACCGTGCGGTGGATGCGGCCACCAATGCCATCAACAACCCGCTTTTAGAGGATTCTCATATCGAGGGCGCAACGCGGATATTGGTTAATATTTACGCATCGGAGATGCCTTCTACGGTGGAGGTCAACGATATTATGGAAATCGTTACGGCAAACGCCAATCCCGATGTGGAAACTATCCACGGTATTACCGTCGATGAAACCGACGAAGCCATGAAAGACAAGATCACCGTAACGGTTATCGCGACGGGCTTTCCTACCGATACGGATCCCGTTCAAAACACGGTGCAGAATCAGGGGCAGGCGGCGGGAGCAACCGCACAGCAGGAACCGCTCCATACGCCGTTTTTACAAAACGATTTTATTTCGGCAAGCGAATGGGCAAAGCTGCAAACACCTCAGCAGCCTACTCTCCCCGGCCTCGGCCCGCGGAATGCAGGAATACCGGCAACCCCGCCGCCTCAACCGGCAATGACCGAAAGCCCGCGGCAGCCCATCCGCGTCCAACTCCCCGGCGCCAACACCGACCTCGATGTGCCGGCGTACCTACGGAACAAACGATAA
- the ftsA gene encoding cell division protein FtsA, with product MSDVIVGLDIGTSAIRAVVAEKLETGVLQIIGVGTGVSQGLRKGTVVNIEKTVQGIHAAVEAAEMMSGVEITHCITGIGGTHIEGINSRGIVAVTDKGKGNREIDQQDIDRVIEAAKAVVIPMDRRVMHVIPQSYIVDDQRGIADPHNVIGVRIEAEVHIITGSVTCIKNIVDCVKRANLQVDAPMYHGLAAVESVMTQEEQELGSVLIDIGGGTTDIVVMSGGAPVLTTVLPVGGSHATNDLAIVKGLSTETAEKIKITDGCCWQPLMDDNKSVLISAPGGRAPIQIEKADICDILQARMAEIFTMAKDKIAPAAASNRFAGNVILCGGGSLMPGATELASEIFGTPAVRLGIPGTFGGLTGEYRSPEFAAVLGLILSQYKQHSPVGEEKNKIEADSGKLVGKIKGFWKNLFE from the coding sequence ATGAGTGATGTCATAGTCGGATTGGATATAGGCACCAGCGCAATCAGAGCCGTTGTCGCTGAAAAACTCGAAACAGGCGTACTGCAAATTATCGGTGTGGGAACCGGCGTTTCGCAAGGCTTACGGAAAGGAACCGTTGTCAATATCGAAAAGACCGTACAGGGAATTCACGCAGCGGTAGAAGCTGCAGAGATGATGTCCGGCGTGGAAATTACTCACTGCATCACCGGAATAGGCGGTACCCATATCGAAGGGATTAATTCCCGCGGCATCGTCGCCGTTACCGATAAAGGAAAGGGAAACCGCGAAATAGACCAACAGGATATTGACCGTGTGATAGAGGCTGCAAAGGCTGTTGTGATTCCGATGGATAGACGGGTTATGCATGTTATCCCCCAATCGTATATTGTCGACGATCAGCGCGGTATTGCGGATCCGCACAATGTCATCGGCGTCCGTATCGAAGCGGAAGTACATATTATTACCGGATCGGTTACCTGCATCAAAAACATCGTAGACTGCGTAAAGCGGGCTAATTTACAGGTTGATGCGCCGATGTACCACGGCTTAGCTGCCGTAGAATCCGTTATGACGCAGGAAGAACAGGAACTCGGTTCGGTGCTTATCGACATCGGCGGAGGAACAACCGATATTGTGGTAATGTCGGGCGGAGCGCCGGTACTGACCACGGTGCTGCCGGTGGGCGGAAGCCACGCTACAAACGATTTGGCGATTGTAAAAGGGCTTTCTACCGAAACCGCCGAAAAAATAAAGATAACCGACGGGTGCTGTTGGCAGCCGCTTATGGATGACAATAAATCGGTACTGATTTCCGCACCGGGCGGACGGGCGCCTATACAGATTGAAAAAGCGGATATATGCGATATTCTGCAAGCCCGCATGGCGGAAATTTTTACGATGGCAAAGGATAAAATCGCACCGGCGGCTGCTTCAAACCGGTTTGCAGGTAATGTAATTCTCTGCGGCGGCGGTTCGCTTATGCCCGGCGCTACGGAACTTGCCTCGGAAATCTTCGGCACGCCTGCAGTACGGTTAGGTATTCCGGGAACATTCGGCGGTTTAACGGGAGAATACCGCAGTCCGGAATTTGCAGCCGTGCTCGGACTGATTTTATCTCAGTATAAACAGCACAGTCCCGTAGGAGAAGAAAAAAATAAAATTGAAGCCGATTCGGGTAAACTTGTCGGTAAAATAAAAGGTTTTTGGAAAAACTTATTTGAATAA